Part of the Gammaproteobacteria bacterium genome, GCCCGTCGCGCAACTCCACGATGCGCGCGCCGGTAAGTGGCTCGATGCGTTGCGTCGCGCGCGCGGCGGTCTCGATCACCGTGCGGCCATTTTCCAGGGTGTGAATGAAGACGTTCTCGATATCGCCGCGGCTGCTGTCAACGCTTTCGACGAAAAACACCAACTCGTCATCCCCGGTCTCGATAAAGCGGCCGGGCATGACGCCCATCAATTGTGCCTCGCTCTCCATGCTGGCGGTAATCTCGTCGGCGAGCCGCGCCGTCCAGGGCGAGATGTATAAGGCCACCACGGCAAGCGTTGCCGCCAGCGGTACCGCCACCAGCATCACCGGACGATAAAGCCGCTTGTACCCGATCCCGCACGCGCGCAATGCCGCCATTTCGTTGTCGCGGTAAAGCCGCCCCATGGTCAGCATCACCGCAAGCAGCAATGATACGGGCATCAACAGAATGAGCGATTCGAAGCCACCCAGCACCAGCAGTGGCAATATCAGGTTGGCGGGGATCTGCGCCTCGGTCGCCTGCGCCAGCAGACGCACGAACAGATTGCCGAATACCACCAGCACCAGTACGCTGGCCGCCGCGAACAGGGTGAGCGAAATTTCGCGCGCCAGGTAACGGTCGAGCACAGCGCGCACGGTCAGCGTCCCGGATATGCGTGATTCGGCGGCGCTTTTCTCATAGAATCTCGTATCGATATTTGGACTTATTGTCAGACCCGTGCCGTGACGGGGTCTGCTTTCCCCGGATCAATCCTTTAATGGGTCGGCTCGCGGAGAGCATCCGGTGTGCCGAGAAAACCTCGGCATTAATAGAACGATTTCGCTAGCGGTCTATAAAAACACAATCGACGCGGTCGGTTCGATCGACTGCAAACTAACAAATCGGAGCGTACGATGGAATTTTTGCTTGAAAGCGGCTCGCCCGAAAAACAGCGCGTGGGCTGCGTGGCGGTCGGCGTGTTCCAGCCACGACGCTTGTCCACTGCCGCGAAACTGCTGGAAGACGCCAGCGGCGGGTATATCGGCGCGATCCTCAAGGGTGGCGACATGGAGGGCGAAAAAAACCAGACGCTGCTGCTGCATAACGTGCCCAACACGGCTTGTGAAAGGGTGCTGTTGATCGGGCTGGGGGAAGAGAAGGTGTTCGATGCGTCGGCGTTTCGCAAGGCGAACACAGCGCTTGCGCGCGCGCTAAAACAAACCGGCGCCGCCAGTGCGGTATCGTATCTCACCGACCTTGAGCCTGACGGCCTGGATGTCGAGCAGCGCGCGCGCCAATCCGTGCTTGCTATCGAGGATGCGCGCTACCGCTTTGAGCGCATGAAAAGCGAGGTTAAGCCGGATCGATCGAAACTGCGCAAGCTGTCGTTCTTCGTCGCCGACCGCGCCGCGCAAACGGCCGCCAAAAACGCGATCCGCGAAGGCCAGGCGATCGCTGACGGCATCTCGCTGGCCAAGGATTTAAGCAACCTGCCGGGTAATGTGTGTACGCCACCGTATCTGGCCGAGCAGGCCAAAGTCTTAAAAAAAGGTCAGCGCAAGCTTAAAGTTTCGGTGCTGACCGAGATCGAAATGGAAAAACTGGGCATGGGCGCGTTGCTGTCGGTCGCGCGCGGCAGCGAACAGCCGCCGCGATTAATTACCTTCGAATACAAGGGCGCGGACAAGAAAACCAAACCGGTGGTGCTGGTCGGCAAGGGCATTACTTTCGATACCGGCGGCATCTCGATCAAGCCCGGTCAGGCCATGGACGAGATGAAATTCGACATGTGCGGCGCGGCCAGCGTGTTCGGGGTCGTGAAAGCCGTGGCCGCGCTGGACCTGCCCATCAATCTGGTCGGTATCGTCGCCAGCGCCGAGAACATGCCCGACGGGCGCGCCACCAAACCCGGCGATATCGTCACCTCCATGTCCGGGCAGACCGTGGAAATTCTCAACACCGACGCGGAAGGCCGTCTGGTGCTGTGCGACGCGCTGACCTACGCCGAGCGCTTCGACCCCGCCGCGGTCGTCGACATCGCCACCTTGACCGGCGCCTGCATCGTAGCACTTGGCCATCACGCGAGCGGGCTCATGACCAACCACGAACCGCTCGCCCAGGCGCTGCTGGAAGCGGGCCAAGTCAGCGGCGATCGCGCCTGGCAGTTGCCGCTGTGGGACGAATATCAGGAGTTGCTCAAGAGCAATTTCGCAGACATGGCCAACATCGGGGACCGCTCAGCCGGCAGCATTACCGCGGCTTGTTATTTGTCGCGGTTCGCGCGCAAATATCACTGGGCGCACCTGGATATCGCCGGCACGGCCTGGCATAGCGGCGCGAAAAAAGGGGCTACGGGCCGCCCTGTACCGCTATTGATGCAATACCTGATGAATCAGGCCAATGGTGCGGGCAATCCTTGAACGTCAATGATTCTTGCGAGAATTCAAAGGGCGTGTGAACGGATGCCAGTTTTAGAATACGTATTGATGACCTGATGCCGACAATCGATTTTTACGTACTGCCGAATGCTGATGCGCAGGCTCGCCTGCTGTTCGCATGCCGGCTCACTGAGAAGGCGTTCAACATGGGGCGGCAGGTGCATCTGCATACCGACTCGGAAGCCAGCGCCCGGCGCGTCGATGACCTGTTATGGACGTTTCGCGATCGCGGCTTCGTGCCGCACGGCATCGCTCCCGATCAAGCGCACGATTATCCGGTCACCATCGCTTACGGCGGAAACCATGGCTGGACACCGCCGCGCTGCGACGTGCTGATCAATCTCGATTCGCAGACGCCGGCGTTCTTCGACCGTTTCGAGCGCGTGGCGGAAATCGTAGACAACGAGCAGCGCGAGGCGGGTCGTGCGCGCTATCGTTTTTATCGCGAGCGCGGCTGCGAACTCAGCCACCATTCGATTAGCGGCGATCAGGTTCGGGGCGGCTAGGTCCGGGATGTTGTTCAGACGCAAACACGCGCGCGACGAGATTCCGACCCTGCACGATCTGGTCGAAGACGAAGCACCAACGACGCTAAACACGGATACCGCGCGCGTCCCCGCGCGCAAGCATGCGCCCTCGACTGCGGAAGAAAACAAGGTAACGACCGCGACGAGCGCGCAATCGCGTTCCACGGTAGAGACGACGATCGAAGCCATGATCGGCGAAATCCTCAACCGCCACATGCAAAACGCCCACAAGGAAATCACCCGCGCGGTGCTGACGGAAGTGCGCGCACGCTTGCGTCGCGACGAGCGCGCAAAGACCAGTTAAACATCAGCCCTCATGCGTCCTTAAGCTTGCGGCCCGAGAACCTGTGGAACAAACCGCAATGAATGTCGAACCCGTGCTTGAGTCGGTCATTACCTGCCCCGGTTGCGGCTACGCGCAGCTCGAAACCATGCCGACCGACGCCTGCCAGTGGTTTTACGAGTGCAAGCACTGCCGAGCGCTGCTGCGCCCAAAACCTGGAGATTGTTGCGTATTCTGCTCATACGGCTCAGTGGCATGTCCACCGATACAGCTTGAAGGTGGCTCCGGAAGCTGTTGTTGAAGTCGCGCCGTACTGTTTGAACAACACGCCTTAAGCACATGGAAAAAACCTACGACCCGCACGCGATAGAGCAGCGCTGGTACGAAACTTGGGAGCGCGGCCGCTATTTCGCGTCGCGCGGCAATGGTGAGCCTTACTGCATCATGATTCCGCCGCCCAACGTCACCGGCACTCTGCACATGGGCCACGCGTTCCAGGACACCTTGATGGACGCGCTCACCCGCTATCACCGCATGCGCGGCTTCAACACCTTGTGGCAACCGGGCACGGACCACGCCGGCATTGCCACGCAGATGGTGGTCGAACGCAAACTCAACGCCGAGGGACAAACACGGCACGATCTGGGTCGCGAAGCGTTCATCGAGCGCGTGTGGCAATGGAAGCAAGAATCCGGCGGCATGATCACGCGCCAGTTACGCCGCATGGGCGCGTCGCTGGACTGGCAACGCGAACGTTTCACCATGGACGAAGGTCTGTCGCGCGCCGTCATCGAGGCATTTGTGCGCCTGCACGATGACGGTCTGATCTATCGCGGCAAACGGCTGGTCAACTGGGACCCGGTGCTGCGCACGGCGGTGTCCGATCTGGAGGTGACGTCCGAAGAAGAAAAAGGCCATCTCTGGCACATGCGCTACCCGCTTGCGGATGGCTCCGGACATCTCGTGGTCGCGACCACGCGCCCAGAGACGATGCTGGGCGACGCGGCGGTCGCCGTGCATCCGGACGACGAACGTTATCGTCATCTGATCGGCAAACAGGTAAAGCTGCCGCTCACCGGACGCACGATTCCCGTCATCGCCGACGAATATGTCGATCCCGCCTTCGGCACCGGCTGCGTGAAGATCACGCCGGCGCATGATTTCAACGATTACGCGGTCTGGCTGCGACACAGGGACGAGCCGGATATTCAGGCGCAGCCAAACGGTGGACTGATCAATATTCTCGCGCCGGACGCGAGCTTACTGAGCGGCGCGTCGGCTGTGATGCGTGCACTGGGCCAGCGTGCATCGATCTCAGGCGTGGGGAAATTCATCCCCGCGGACTCTGATGAGTCAAACGAAATTTTTGCGGACAGGATAATCCCGGAAGCTTATCGCGGCCTCGATCGCTTCGAAGCGCGCAAGCGCATCGTCGCCGATCTCGCATCGCTTGACCTGCTGGAAAAAGTTGAAGACCACAAGCTGGTGGTACCGCGCGGCGATCGCACGGGCGCGGTGCTCGAACCTTATCTAACCGATCAGTGGTATGTGGAAGTCTCGCCGCTCGCTAAAGACGCGATCGAGGCGGTGGAGGACGGACGCATAACCTTCGTACCGGAGAATTGGACGAAGACCTATTTCGAGTGGATGCGCAACATTCAGGACTGGTGCATCAGCCGCCAGCTGTGGTGGGGGCATCGCATCCCCGCGTGGTACGACGAAGCGGGTAAACATTACGTTGGCCGCTCGGAGGAGGAGGTTCGCAAGCGACACCCCGAACTCACGGTAGATCAACCACTATTACAGGACGAGGACGTCCTGGACACCTGGTTTTCCTCGGCGCTGTGGCCGTTTTCGACCCTGGGCTGGCCGGAGGAAACAGCCGAGTTGCGCACGTTTTATCCGACTTCGGTGCTGGTCACCGGCTTCGATATTATCTTCTTCTGGGTCGCGCGCATGATCATGCTGGGCCTCAAGTTCATGGATGACGTGCCGTTCCGGCAAGTCTACATTCATGGCCTGGTGCGGGACGCCGAAGGCCAGAAGATGTCCAAATCCAAGGGCAACGTGCTCGATCCCATCGACCTGATCGACGGCATTACCTTGGATGGATTGATAAAAAAGCGCGTGGCCGGCCTCATGCAGCCGCGGATGGCAAAAAAGATCGAAGCCACTACCCGCCGTCATTTTCCGGACGGCATTCCCGCGCACGGCACCGACGCGCTGCGTTTCACCTTCACCGCGCTGGCCTCGACGGGTCGCGATATAAAATTCGATCTGGGTCGCATCGAAGGCTATCGCAACTTCTGCAACAAGCTCTGGAACGCCGCGCGCTACGTGCTGATGAACTGCGAGGGACAGGATTGCGGCCAGAGTAAGTTATCCGACCTTGCCCTGGCCGATCGCTGGATCGTCTCCAGGCTGCAAATTATCGAAGATGACGTGGCCCGCCATTTTGAAACCTATCGCTTCGACCTGATAGCGCAGACGCTATACGATTTTACCTGGCACGAGTACTGCGACTGGTACCTTGAGCTGTGCAAACCGATGCTCGCACCCGCGAGCATCGTCCTGAGCAAAAGCGAAGGATCTCCTACCGAGAGCAGAGACTTAGAAGGACTTCCTCCCGACACCAGAGACTTACAAGCTTACGCCCGCGGCACGCGCCGCACCCTGGTGCGCGTGCTGGAGACGCTGCTGCGGTTGCTGCATCCGTTCATGCCGTTCGTTACCGAGGAGATCTGGCACCAGGTCGCGCCGCTGGCGGGCAGGCACGGCGACACCATTCAATTGCAGCCCTATCCGCGCGGGAACCCGGGCCGCATCGATACGCAAGCCGTCGCCGAACTCGAGTGGCTCAAGACGTTCGTCATGGGCGTGCGGCGAATTCGCGCCGAGTTCGACATTGCACCGGGGCGGCCGCTGCCGGTGCTGCTGCAGGACTGGCAGCCCGAAGACAAGGCGCGGGTCGAGCGTAACCAGATGACGATCAACGCGCTGGCGCGACTGGAGTCACTGACCTGGCTTGATCGGGCCGAGCCGCCGGAATCGGCGACCGCGCTGGTGGGAAAGATGAAGATCCTGATCCCGCTGGCTGGCCTGATCGACAAACACGCCGAACTCGCGCGTCTGGAGAAGGAAGTCGGCAAATTGCGCGCGACGCTGGAGCGGAGCGAGGCCAAATTGGGCAATGCGAACTTTGTGGAGCGCGCGCCCGCGGAAGTGGTGGAAAAGGAGCGCGCGCGGGTCGATGATCTGCGCGCGTCGCTGGCTCACCTTGAAGCGCAGTCGGCGCGAATCAGCGCCTTGCAGGAGCGCGTCCCTTGATGCGGACATAACACCCGCATCAAGGGAAGCGACTGGTGAGCAGCGGGTCACGACTCCGCTACTATGCCTGAGACTTCAATCCACGCGGTCGGAGTTGGCGGCATTCACGGCACGTTGATGACCTGTTCGCAGGTAACCGCGGTATCGCCCTGTGGCGGCGGACCACCGTCGCAGATGTCAGTTTCCAGGCCGCCGTCCAGCCGGTCAATGCCCACGCCGCCTTGCAAATTGTCCTGCTCCGGGCCACCCAGAAGCTTGTCGTTGCCGGAGTCGCCTGCAAGCGTGTCATTGCCGGCGTCGCCGCAGATTACTTCATCGCCGCCAGCCCCAAACACCACATCGTTGCCGGCAAACGCGCGGATCACGTCCCGTCCTGGCGTGCCACGCAGCCTGTCCGCGGCTTGTGTGCCGAACAAGGTCACGATTTCTCCGCCGCAAAGTGCAGGCGGCGCGCCGAACTCGACTGCGCCGATGTCACACACGGCGACGCCGTCGGTATTGCCATCCACGGGACGCACAAACATGCGCTAATCATTGATCGTGCGAAGGCTGCCGCACATCGCCTGGCTGCCGCGGTCGATGGCGACGCTGCCCATGAGCAAGGCGTGGCTGCGCGTGGGACCGCCGTTATCCGCAAGCTGCCCCAGTTTCAGCTGCGCGGCGGTCACGCGCCGGAAGGTGCCGCCGCCTGTGCGCAGCCGAGCGCAGCTTCCGTCCGTATCCAGGTTGGTACCGGCGGAAATCAGGTCATCGTCGCTCAGGCAATTCTGGCCCGCCGCGGTTTTGACAACCAGACTGTTGGTAACGCTCGCGTTGGCGAACCGAAAGCTGCACAGGCCGCCGCCAGAATTGGCGGTCAAGGTGCTGCTGACCAGGCTGACGGTGCCATCTTCGTTATTGCCCCCACAACTGCCGGCCGAGTTCGCCGACAACGTGCTGTTCGTCACCCGCACCGTCGCATTGAATTATCGGCGCCGCCGCCCGATATCTCGGCGACGTTGCGCGCAAGCAGGCTGTTGGTAACGTTGATCAGGCTGCCAAAGGAATTGGAGATACCGGCGCCAAAAGCCGCCGTATTGTCGGAGAGCGTGCTGATTAGTACGCGCGCGGAAGCGAAATTCGAGTTGGCGATGCCGCCGCCCAGGCGCGCCGAATTCAGCGCTACCGTGCTGTTGAGCACGGTGAGGATGCCTGAGTTCGAAATCGCGCCGCCGGTGCCCCGGACGCCGTCTTGCGGCACCGCCTCGTTCGCGGCCAATACGCTGTTAGCCAGGGTCAGCGTACCGCTGTTGAGAATCGCACCCCCCGTCTCTGACCGGCCATTGCGCAACGTAGCGTTGCTTAGCGCGAGCTGGCCGCCCTGCACCTCCAGTAAGCGGAAATCATCGGTCCCGGCGGCAACGGCGCGCTGCAGGGTCGCGCCGTTGCCGTTGATGACCAGCGGGCCCGTGATAGCCGGCAATCCGTTAAAACCGTCGACCGACTGTTGCAGCGTGTAGGTTCCGTTCAATGTCAGGTTGATGGTGTTCGACTGCCCGTTTGAGTTGGCCTGATTGATCGCGTTTATCAAGCCTGTAACGTCACCCGCGGAGACATTGAAAACTTCCGCCTGCGCGGAACCCGACAGCAGCATCAACTGGAGCAATTGCGATTTGGGGCCCGCCTCGTCGGGGCCCTTGTTTCGGCGTGATTTTCGAGGCCGAGAAAAGTTAAGGCACGACAGCGATGCGGCAGATAGACGGATACTCATTATGTTTTTATCGCCATGTTTTTGTTCCCCATGATTTTATTCCCATGTTTCTTATTTCTTGGACACGTGGTGACCCGCCAATCCGGCGCGCAGGTCCTCAGGAACATAATGCAGAAACGCCGGGCCGGCAACCGACATTTGCCAAAGGGCAAACGCAGTGCCCAAAAAAGGCGGCCACTATAGCCGCCTCAAAGATGCTCCCACGCGGATGTTGTAAATCGAGACCTTGTCGCCGCCGAATGCTTGGCGCGCGATTCCCGGAGTTCACAACTAAAGCACAATATCCCGCGTCGAACCCCGCGTATTTGCGTAGTCTTTGCCTATAATCGCGGAATTGCGCCACGCCAAAGAACAAGACCCGATGACTGACCCAGGGATTTGGATATGCACAGCGTAAATGCCACACCAGCGGCTAGGGCGGAAGCGCGCATCCAGCAATTATGCTGCCTGGGGCTCGGCGGGCGGATGCTCATGCCGGCGCTGCTGGAGGAACTGCATCATTTGATTCCCTCTTACTCCAATGTTTTTTTCTGGACGGAAAACGATCAGTTCAGCAATCTGTACGACGAAAATCCAATTTTTCCGCAAATCGTGCCAGTTTATATAAGCGAGTTTTATAATCGGCGCGAGCGGGAAGTTTTTCTGAGTTTTACGCAGTCCATGCGCGGCGAGCGCGGGGCGCAGGGAATCGATGATCTCCTAAAAGTGGAAAAGACTGCGTTTTACCGGCATGATTTTTATAACCTCATTTATCGTCCGCTGAATTATCGGCATTTTATCCGTCTGGTGGTGCGTGAAAGCACGCGCGCGCTGGGTCGTGTTCATCTTTGTCGAGCCGACGACCGGGAATTCACCGCACAGGACAGACGCCGCCTCGCCGCCATTGCACCGTTCATCGCACACGCGCTGACCGCGTCCGGCGACCTCGACGCACCGCTGGTGGAGAGCCCCGACAGCGGCGTCATCATTGCCGAGCCATCGGGCCATATCGTCAACGTCTCCGCGCAGGCGCGGCAACTTTTGTGGATGGCCAGCGGCGGCGACGCGGACACCGCGTATCCATCCGGCGAGCCGCGCGACCTGAGATTACCCGAAGGCGTATGCCGTTTGTGCCGGCAACTTCAAGGCGTGTTTAATGAGCAGGAATTTACCGCACCGCCGGTGTGGCAACGTCGCAACGCCTGGGGCGGATTTACCTTTCGGGTTTACTGGCTGAACAACGGCCTGCCTGAACCGGCCTCGCTGGTAGGGATTACCATACGCAGGGAGGAACCCCTGCCGCTGAAACTGCTGCGACGCATGGAGCAGCTGCCGCTCTCCGGCCGGCAGGTGCAAGTCTGCCTGCTGCTGGCTGCGGGCCACTCGCTTGCCGCGATCGGCGAGCGCCTGGATGTGAGCAAACACACCGCCGACTACCACTGCCGCGAGGTTTACGCCCGTTTCGATGTACATACGCGCGGCGAGCTGATCGGCAAGCTCGCGCTGCTGTAGCCGCGCCTGTTCGCATTATGCGTGGGCGTACTAGTCGCGCAGCGTACCGCAACGCCAGCACTGCTCGAACTGTCCTTCCAGCGACTCGTCGCAATGCCGGCAGCGCCACGCGGGCTGAACGTGCGCATCGGCGTGCAGAATTTCTTCAACCCGTGCGCGCGCCCGCGCAAGCTGCCTATCGTGCACGATCCAGAGCTCCGGCCAGCATTCGATAAGCGGCAATTCCCCCGCGCCCCCGGCGAGCAGTTCGTTCTTGATAAAGCAGTTAAATCCTTCTTGCTCAAGGGTTTGTTTTAAAAAGCCAACCATCATCAGGCTTTGCGCCGTGTAGACTCTTTTCATGGAGCGCCCGGTCGCCCCGCGCGCGTGCCGTCCATGGACCAAAAGTTAACCATTTGCCATATGGACCTTGATATTGTGCCGCCCGGCATGCGGCGCGGCACCACCCGCGCCGGCTTCGAATCATCTAACGATCTGCGCCCGTCTGGCGACCAGAGAAGGTCCATGAACGGCTGATTTTTATAGCACGATTGGATGCCGTGCGGCATATGTGATGCGCGCGCTCCGGAGGCGCCAGCACGATATCGAGCAGCCTTTCGGCATCGCCACGCGGCATGTAACTAACCGCTAGCGTCGGTGCGCCGCCGCGGAGCGGCCGCTTTCACTTCATTCCTTCGCGCCACTCCGCAAAGGAAAGCATCCAGAAGATGTTCTGATTCCCGCGAGAGATCAAATGCCGCGGGGTCTCGCAACCATTCGCTGTAGATACCCACCATAAATACATGCAACGCGGTTGCCGCGGTCTTGGGCGACATCCCGGGCTGTAATTGATTTAATCGCCGCGCCCGCTCGAAACGTTCCGTGACCGAGGCCAGCGCCTGACGGGTTTGCTGATTTTGTTTCTCGACACCGGGATTCAGTCCGTTCACGAGCTCGCAGCGATGAAAGAGGATCGTGTAAACCCGGCGATACTGAGGATTCTCGGCGAGGTTATGCAACGCATAGAGACACAGCTCGCGTAGCGCGGCCAGAGGATTGTGCCGATGGTGTTCCTCCATTTCGTGC contains:
- a CDS encoding valine--tRNA ligase; the encoded protein is MEKTYDPHAIEQRWYETWERGRYFASRGNGEPYCIMIPPPNVTGTLHMGHAFQDTLMDALTRYHRMRGFNTLWQPGTDHAGIATQMVVERKLNAEGQTRHDLGREAFIERVWQWKQESGGMITRQLRRMGASLDWQRERFTMDEGLSRAVIEAFVRLHDDGLIYRGKRLVNWDPVLRTAVSDLEVTSEEEKGHLWHMRYPLADGSGHLVVATTRPETMLGDAAVAVHPDDERYRHLIGKQVKLPLTGRTIPVIADEYVDPAFGTGCVKITPAHDFNDYAVWLRHRDEPDIQAQPNGGLINILAPDASLLSGASAVMRALGQRASISGVGKFIPADSDESNEIFADRIIPEAYRGLDRFEARKRIVADLASLDLLEKVEDHKLVVPRGDRTGAVLEPYLTDQWYVEVSPLAKDAIEAVEDGRITFVPENWTKTYFEWMRNIQDWCISRQLWWGHRIPAWYDEAGKHYVGRSEEEVRKRHPELTVDQPLLQDEDVLDTWFSSALWPFSTLGWPEETAELRTFYPTSVLVTGFDIIFFWVARMIMLGLKFMDDVPFRQVYIHGLVRDAEGQKMSKSKGNVLDPIDLIDGITLDGLIKKRVAGLMQPRMAKKIEATTRRHFPDGIPAHGTDALRFTFTALASTGRDIKFDLGRIEGYRNFCNKLWNAARYVLMNCEGQDCGQSKLSDLALADRWIVSRLQIIEDDVARHFETYRFDLIAQTLYDFTWHEYCDWYLELCKPMLAPASIVLSKSEGSPTESRDLEGLPPDTRDLQAYARGTRRTLVRVLETLLRLLHPFMPFVTEEIWHQVAPLAGRHGDTIQLQPYPRGNPGRIDTQAVAELEWLKTFVMGVRRIRAEFDIAPGRPLPVLLQDWQPEDKARVERNQMTINALARLESLTWLDRAEPPESATALVGKMKILIPLAGLIDKHAELARLEKEVGKLRATLERSEAKLGNANFVERAPAEVVEKERARVDDLRASLAHLEAQSARISALQERVP
- a CDS encoding helix-turn-helix transcriptional regulator; this encodes MHSVNATPAARAEARIQQLCCLGLGGRMLMPALLEELHHLIPSYSNVFFWTENDQFSNLYDENPIFPQIVPVYISEFYNRREREVFLSFTQSMRGERGAQGIDDLLKVEKTAFYRHDFYNLIYRPLNYRHFIRLVVRESTRALGRVHLCRADDREFTAQDRRRLAAIAPFIAHALTASGDLDAPLVESPDSGVIIAEPSGHIVNVSAQARQLLWMASGGDADTAYPSGEPRDLRLPEGVCRLCRQLQGVFNEQEFTAPPVWQRRNAWGGFTFRVYWLNNGLPEPASLVGITIRREEPLPLKLLRRMEQLPLSGRQVQVCLLLAAGHSLAAIGERLDVSKHTADYHCREVYARFDVHTRGELIGKLALL
- a CDS encoding TetR family transcriptional regulator; translated protein: MARRTKEEAEATRERILDAAEEIFLENGVAQTSLEEIAHLAGVTRGAIYWHFKNKVDVFSALLERVQLPLNELLHEMEEHHRHNPLAALRELCLYALHNLAENPQYRRVYTILFHRCELVNGLNPGVEKQNQQTRQALASVTERFERARRLNQLQPGMSPKTAATALHVFMVGIYSEWLRDPAAFDLSRESEHLLDAFLCGVARRNEVKAAAPRRRTDASG
- a CDS encoding DNA polymerase III subunit chi, translated to MPTIDFYVLPNADAQARLLFACRLTEKAFNMGRQVHLHTDSEASARRVDDLLWTFRDRGFVPHGIAPDQAHDYPVTIAYGGNHGWTPPRCDVLINLDSQTPAFFDRFERVAEIVDNEQREAGRARYRFYRERGCELSHHSISGDQVRGG
- a CDS encoding leucyl aminopeptidase encodes the protein MEFLLESGSPEKQRVGCVAVGVFQPRRLSTAAKLLEDASGGYIGAILKGGDMEGEKNQTLLLHNVPNTACERVLLIGLGEEKVFDASAFRKANTALARALKQTGAASAVSYLTDLEPDGLDVEQRARQSVLAIEDARYRFERMKSEVKPDRSKLRKLSFFVADRAAQTAAKNAIREGQAIADGISLAKDLSNLPGNVCTPPYLAEQAKVLKKGQRKLKVSVLTEIEMEKLGMGALLSVARGSEQPPRLITFEYKGADKKTKPVVLVGKGITFDTGGISIKPGQAMDEMKFDMCGAASVFGVVKAVAALDLPINLVGIVASAENMPDGRATKPGDIVTSMSGQTVEILNTDAEGRLVLCDALTYAERFDPAAVVDIATLTGACIVALGHHASGLMTNHEPLAQALLEAGQVSGDRAWQLPLWDEYQELLKSNFADMANIGDRSAGSITAACYLSRFARKYHWAHLDIAGTAWHSGAKKGATGRPVPLLMQYLMNQANGAGNP
- the lptF gene encoding LPS export ABC transporter permease LptF, with protein sequence MRAVLDRYLAREISLTLFAAASVLVLVVFGNLFVRLLAQATEAQIPANLILPLLVLGGFESLILLMPVSLLLAVMLTMGRLYRDNEMAALRACGIGYKRLYRPVMLVAVPLAATLAVVALYISPWTARLADEITASMESEAQLMGVMPGRFIETGDDELVFFVESVDSSRGDIENVFIHTLENGRTVIETAARATQRIEPLTGARIVELRDGHRYEGRPGRGDFRILSFATHTMRIPVEQAALAPEADRNALPTAGLWGSSHPAAVAELQWRLSVPVSVILLAALAVPLSYTTPRQGRFGKLALGITIYIVYANLGLIAVNWVERGVLPGWLGIWWVHGLLLLLTVVLLLRQYGLRWIWRRLLSRSA
- a CDS encoding DUF2007 domain-containing protein, which produces MKRVYTAQSLMMVGFLKQTLEQEGFNCFIKNELLAGGAGELPLIECWPELWIVHDRQLARARARVEEILHADAHVQPAWRCRHCDESLEGQFEQCWRCGTLRD